Proteins encoded within one genomic window of Girardinichthys multiradiatus isolate DD_20200921_A chromosome 21, DD_fGirMul_XY1, whole genome shotgun sequence:
- the mak gene encoding serine/threonine-protein kinase MAK isoform X6: MKPENLLCMGPELVKIADFGLAREIRSKPPYTDYVSTRWYRAPEVLLRSSTYSSPIDLWAVGCIMAELYTLRPLFPGNSEVDEIFKICQVLGTVKKLDWPEGFQLASAMNFRFPQCVPTNLKTLIPNASKEAIALMQDMLQWDPKKRPTAVQTLRYPYFQVGQVLGPRPQSQEVKKVQTRPMVQKQFSDSKTDPQQSSAESKASTSSSRNYQQHQPLQQIPLPQVDNKTGGVSHAKVASMGSENALGGSGMGLLKSGRRRWGQAVSKTSDSWDESDQSETAASNSKKPSLGTAEEDRSSKEHCSQPKEQKPLYSFSSVTKIPNNVKVGPTDSNLPGSAARQHYLTQSRYLPGLIGRNQTSSGEKELGGMTLRGLWENSSNTVNKPICSIGGGLAVTRANAEENGTKSVESTPEKTVMKERKLEKIDLSKGNFVSTKYNLSSGYIPSFQKKEVGTVGQRIQLAPLAGQHSIHLSSNSSPDHKKKTKCAKLKPIPNSSLSETNEDLEGWKRRADRTQVKDSSFIALGKTSGNLLSRAPAVPPVHGRVDWTSKYGGNR, encoded by the exons ATGAAACCTGAGAATCTGCTGTGCATGGGTCCAGAGCTGGTGAAAATAGCAGACTTTGGACTGGCCAGAGAGATCCGCTCCAAACCTCCTTACACGGATTACGTATCAACAAGATG GTACCGAGCTCCTGAGGTGTTGCTAAGGTCATCCACCTACAGCTCTCCTATTGATCTATGGGCTGTGGGCTGCATCATGGCTGAACTCTACACCCTTAGACCTCTTTTTCCTGGAAATAGTGAAGTGGATGAGATCTTTAAGATCTGCCAAGTCCTGGGCACAGTTAAAAAG tTGGATTGGCCAGAGGGGTTCCAACTAGCATCTGCTATGAATTTTCGCTTCCCCCAATGTGTGCCGACCAACCTGAAGACCCTTATTCCAAATGCCAGCAAGGAGGCTATTGCACTGATGCAGGACATGCTGCAATGGGACCCCAAAAAGAGGCCCACTGCTGTACAG ACCTTGAGGTACCCTTATTTCCAAGTAGGTCAGGTGTTGGGGCCTCGTCCTCAGAGCCAAGAGGTTAAGAAGGTCCAGACTCGGCCAATGGTTCAGAAGCAGTTCTCTGATTCAAAGACAGATCCCCAGCAGTCGTCGGCAGAGTCCAAAGCTTCCACATCCTCCTCTAGAAACTATCAACAGCATCAGCCTCTTCAGCAGATCCCACTTCCTCAGGTTGACAATAAAACAGGAGGTGTCAGCCACGCA aagGTGGCATCAATGGGCAGCGAAAATGCTTTAGGAGGCAGCGGGATGGGGCTGCTGAAGAGTGGTCGTCGTCGCTGGGGACAGGCAGTTTCCAAGACATCAGACAGCTGGGATGAATCCGACCAATCGGAAACCGCTGCCTCCAATTCCAAGAAGCCTAGCCTTGGGACTGCAGAGGAGGACAGGAGCTCTAAAGAGCACTGCTCACA GCCCAAGGAGCAGAAACCTCTATATTCATTCAGCTCAGTTACAAAAATACCCAACAATGTTAAAGTTGGCCCAACGGATTCTAATCTCCCTGGATCAGCAGCACGGCAGCACTATCTTACCCAGTCCCGTTACTTACCAG gttTAATTGGCAGGAATCAGACTTCCTCTGGAGAGAAGGAGTTGGGTGGAATGACATTGCGGGGCCTTTGGGAGAACTCCTcaaacactgtaaataaacccATCTGCTCTATTGGAGGAGGATTAGCCGTCACCAGAGCCAACGCAG AAGAGAATGGCACTAAATCGGTGGAGAGCACTCCAGAGAAAACTgttatgaaagaaagaaaactggagAAAATTGATCTGTCAAAAG GGAACTTTGTGAGCACCAAATACAACCTTTCCAGTGGTTACATCCCTTCTTTCCAGAAGAAAGAGGTTGGCACGGTGGGACAGAGAATTCAGCTTGCCCCTTTGGCTGGCCAGCACTCAA TCCATCTTTCTTCTAATTCTTCTCCTGatcataaaaaaaagacaaaatgtgcaaaactcaAGCCCATTCCCAACTCTTCACTGAGTGAAACTAATGAAG ATTTGGAGGGCTGGAAGCGGCGGGCCGACAGGACTCAGGTTAAGGACAGCAGCTTTATAGCATTGGGGAAAACGTCTGGTAATCTGCTGAGCAGAGCTCCTGCAGTGCCGCCAGTCCACGGCAGGGTGGACTGGACATCTAAGTACGGCGGAAACCGATAA
- the mak gene encoding serine/threonine-protein kinase MAK isoform X1, whose product MNRYTTLKQLGDGTYGSVLMGRSNESGELVAIKRMKRKFYSWDECMNLREVKSLKKLNHANVVKLKEVIRENDHLYFVFEYMKENLYQLMKDRENKMFTENEIRNIMFQVLSGLAFVHKHGFFHRDMKPENLLCMGPELVKIADFGLAREIRSKPPYTDYVSTRWYRAPEVLLRSSTYSSPIDLWAVGCIMAELYTLRPLFPGNSEVDEIFKICQVLGTVKKLDWPEGFQLASAMNFRFPQCVPTNLKTLIPNASKEAIALMQDMLQWDPKKRPTAVQTLRYPYFQVGQVLGPRPQSQEVKKVQTRPMVQKQFSDSKTDPQQSSAESKASTSSSRNYQQHQPLQQIPLPQVDNKTGGVSHAKVASMGSENALGGSGMGLLKSGRRRWGQAVSKTSDSWDESDQSETAASNSKKPSLGTAEEDRSSKEHCSQPKEQKPLYSFSSVTKIPNNVKVGPTDSNLPGSAARQHYLTQSRYLPGLIGRNQTSSGEKELGGMTLRGLWENSSNTVNKPICSIGGGLAVTRANAEENGTKSVESTPEKTVMKERKLEKIDLSKGNFVSTKYNLSSGYIPSFQKKEVGTVGQRIQLAPLAGQHSIHLSSNSSPDHKKKTKCAKLKPIPNSSLSETNEDLEGWKRRADRTQVKDSSFIALGKTSGNLLSRAPAVPPVHGRVDWTSKYGGNR is encoded by the exons AAGAG GATGAAGAGAAAGTTCTACTCATGGGATGAATGTATGAATCTAAGGGAAGTCAAG TCTTTGAAGAAGCTGAACCATGCGAATGTGGTGAAACTGAAGGAGGTAATCAGAGAGAATGATCACCTCTACTTTGTTTTCGAGTacatgaaagaaaacctgtatcAGCTGATGAAGGACAG AGAGAATAAGATGTTCACAGAGAATGAAATTAGGAACATCATGTTTCAAGTGCTGTCTGGGTTGGCTTTTGTGCATAAGCACG GTTTCTTCCATCGAGACATGAAACCTGAGAATCTGCTGTGCATGGGTCCAGAGCTGGTGAAAATAGCAGACTTTGGACTGGCCAGAGAGATCCGCTCCAAACCTCCTTACACGGATTACGTATCAACAAGATG GTACCGAGCTCCTGAGGTGTTGCTAAGGTCATCCACCTACAGCTCTCCTATTGATCTATGGGCTGTGGGCTGCATCATGGCTGAACTCTACACCCTTAGACCTCTTTTTCCTGGAAATAGTGAAGTGGATGAGATCTTTAAGATCTGCCAAGTCCTGGGCACAGTTAAAAAG tTGGATTGGCCAGAGGGGTTCCAACTAGCATCTGCTATGAATTTTCGCTTCCCCCAATGTGTGCCGACCAACCTGAAGACCCTTATTCCAAATGCCAGCAAGGAGGCTATTGCACTGATGCAGGACATGCTGCAATGGGACCCCAAAAAGAGGCCCACTGCTGTACAG ACCTTGAGGTACCCTTATTTCCAAGTAGGTCAGGTGTTGGGGCCTCGTCCTCAGAGCCAAGAGGTTAAGAAGGTCCAGACTCGGCCAATGGTTCAGAAGCAGTTCTCTGATTCAAAGACAGATCCCCAGCAGTCGTCGGCAGAGTCCAAAGCTTCCACATCCTCCTCTAGAAACTATCAACAGCATCAGCCTCTTCAGCAGATCCCACTTCCTCAGGTTGACAATAAAACAGGAGGTGTCAGCCACGCA aagGTGGCATCAATGGGCAGCGAAAATGCTTTAGGAGGCAGCGGGATGGGGCTGCTGAAGAGTGGTCGTCGTCGCTGGGGACAGGCAGTTTCCAAGACATCAGACAGCTGGGATGAATCCGACCAATCGGAAACCGCTGCCTCCAATTCCAAGAAGCCTAGCCTTGGGACTGCAGAGGAGGACAGGAGCTCTAAAGAGCACTGCTCACA GCCCAAGGAGCAGAAACCTCTATATTCATTCAGCTCAGTTACAAAAATACCCAACAATGTTAAAGTTGGCCCAACGGATTCTAATCTCCCTGGATCAGCAGCACGGCAGCACTATCTTACCCAGTCCCGTTACTTACCAG gttTAATTGGCAGGAATCAGACTTCCTCTGGAGAGAAGGAGTTGGGTGGAATGACATTGCGGGGCCTTTGGGAGAACTCCTcaaacactgtaaataaacccATCTGCTCTATTGGAGGAGGATTAGCCGTCACCAGAGCCAACGCAG AAGAGAATGGCACTAAATCGGTGGAGAGCACTCCAGAGAAAACTgttatgaaagaaagaaaactggagAAAATTGATCTGTCAAAAG GGAACTTTGTGAGCACCAAATACAACCTTTCCAGTGGTTACATCCCTTCTTTCCAGAAGAAAGAGGTTGGCACGGTGGGACAGAGAATTCAGCTTGCCCCTTTGGCTGGCCAGCACTCAA TCCATCTTTCTTCTAATTCTTCTCCTGatcataaaaaaaagacaaaatgtgcaaaactcaAGCCCATTCCCAACTCTTCACTGAGTGAAACTAATGAAG ATTTGGAGGGCTGGAAGCGGCGGGCCGACAGGACTCAGGTTAAGGACAGCAGCTTTATAGCATTGGGGAAAACGTCTGGTAATCTGCTGAGCAGAGCTCCTGCAGTGCCGCCAGTCCACGGCAGGGTGGACTGGACATCTAAGTACGGCGGAAACCGATAA
- the mak gene encoding serine/threonine-protein kinase MAK isoform X4: protein MNRYTTLKQLGDGTYGSVLMGRSNESGELVAIKRMKRKFYSWDECMNLREVKSLKKLNHANVVKLKEVIRENDHLYFVFEYMKENLYQLMKDRENKMFTENEIRNIMFQVLSGLAFVHKHGFFHRDMKPENLLCMGPELVKIADFGLAREIRSKPPYTDYVSTRWYRAPEVLLRSSTYSSPIDLWAVGCIMAELYTLRPLFPGNSEVDEIFKICQVLGTVKKLDWPEGFQLASAMNFRFPQCVPTNLKTLIPNASKEAIALMQDMLQWDPKKRPTAVQTLRYPYFQVGQVLGPRPQSQEVKKVQTRPMVQKQFSDSKTDPQQSSAESKASTSSSRNYQQHQPLQQIPLPQVDNKTGGVSHAKVASMGSENALGGSGMGLLKSGRRRWGQAVSKTSDSWDESDQSETAASNSKKPSLGTAEEDRSSKEHCSQPKEQKPLYSFSSVTKIPNNVKVGPTDSNLPGSAARQHYLTQSRYLPGLIGRNQTSSGEKELGGMTLRGLWENSSNTVNKPICSIGGGLAVTRANAEENGTKSVESTPEKTVMKERKLEKIDLSKGNFVSTKYNLSSGYIPSFQKKEVGTVGQRIQLAPLAGQHSNLEGWKRRADRTQVKDSSFIALGKTSGNLLSRAPAVPPVHGRVDWTSKYGGNR from the exons AAGAG GATGAAGAGAAAGTTCTACTCATGGGATGAATGTATGAATCTAAGGGAAGTCAAG TCTTTGAAGAAGCTGAACCATGCGAATGTGGTGAAACTGAAGGAGGTAATCAGAGAGAATGATCACCTCTACTTTGTTTTCGAGTacatgaaagaaaacctgtatcAGCTGATGAAGGACAG AGAGAATAAGATGTTCACAGAGAATGAAATTAGGAACATCATGTTTCAAGTGCTGTCTGGGTTGGCTTTTGTGCATAAGCACG GTTTCTTCCATCGAGACATGAAACCTGAGAATCTGCTGTGCATGGGTCCAGAGCTGGTGAAAATAGCAGACTTTGGACTGGCCAGAGAGATCCGCTCCAAACCTCCTTACACGGATTACGTATCAACAAGATG GTACCGAGCTCCTGAGGTGTTGCTAAGGTCATCCACCTACAGCTCTCCTATTGATCTATGGGCTGTGGGCTGCATCATGGCTGAACTCTACACCCTTAGACCTCTTTTTCCTGGAAATAGTGAAGTGGATGAGATCTTTAAGATCTGCCAAGTCCTGGGCACAGTTAAAAAG tTGGATTGGCCAGAGGGGTTCCAACTAGCATCTGCTATGAATTTTCGCTTCCCCCAATGTGTGCCGACCAACCTGAAGACCCTTATTCCAAATGCCAGCAAGGAGGCTATTGCACTGATGCAGGACATGCTGCAATGGGACCCCAAAAAGAGGCCCACTGCTGTACAG ACCTTGAGGTACCCTTATTTCCAAGTAGGTCAGGTGTTGGGGCCTCGTCCTCAGAGCCAAGAGGTTAAGAAGGTCCAGACTCGGCCAATGGTTCAGAAGCAGTTCTCTGATTCAAAGACAGATCCCCAGCAGTCGTCGGCAGAGTCCAAAGCTTCCACATCCTCCTCTAGAAACTATCAACAGCATCAGCCTCTTCAGCAGATCCCACTTCCTCAGGTTGACAATAAAACAGGAGGTGTCAGCCACGCA aagGTGGCATCAATGGGCAGCGAAAATGCTTTAGGAGGCAGCGGGATGGGGCTGCTGAAGAGTGGTCGTCGTCGCTGGGGACAGGCAGTTTCCAAGACATCAGACAGCTGGGATGAATCCGACCAATCGGAAACCGCTGCCTCCAATTCCAAGAAGCCTAGCCTTGGGACTGCAGAGGAGGACAGGAGCTCTAAAGAGCACTGCTCACA GCCCAAGGAGCAGAAACCTCTATATTCATTCAGCTCAGTTACAAAAATACCCAACAATGTTAAAGTTGGCCCAACGGATTCTAATCTCCCTGGATCAGCAGCACGGCAGCACTATCTTACCCAGTCCCGTTACTTACCAG gttTAATTGGCAGGAATCAGACTTCCTCTGGAGAGAAGGAGTTGGGTGGAATGACATTGCGGGGCCTTTGGGAGAACTCCTcaaacactgtaaataaacccATCTGCTCTATTGGAGGAGGATTAGCCGTCACCAGAGCCAACGCAG AAGAGAATGGCACTAAATCGGTGGAGAGCACTCCAGAGAAAACTgttatgaaagaaagaaaactggagAAAATTGATCTGTCAAAAG GGAACTTTGTGAGCACCAAATACAACCTTTCCAGTGGTTACATCCCTTCTTTCCAGAAGAAAGAGGTTGGCACGGTGGGACAGAGAATTCAGCTTGCCCCTTTGGCTGGCCAGCACTCAA ATTTGGAGGGCTGGAAGCGGCGGGCCGACAGGACTCAGGTTAAGGACAGCAGCTTTATAGCATTGGGGAAAACGTCTGGTAATCTGCTGAGCAGAGCTCCTGCAGTGCCGCCAGTCCACGGCAGGGTGGACTGGACATCTAAGTACGGCGGAAACCGATAA